A genome region from Crossiella equi includes the following:
- a CDS encoding DNA polymerase produces MSTAPSSPDHGYTPSTLEIIAEKDQPTPEDGTLADVGLEVRRDNNSLFITVTPLDPPGRPRSMTVAETSAVSASPASLPSPRIRWVAHNLTTAATMLAQVGIRVRDGLCLDLTQNIVDNITGTPAPTSREDLALDRRYTEVNRAVADLRDRADLAALVALDSRCALLAAELNAAGVPWHHRLYEVEMARLAGAPSGTTRYPRLDKLNQELRAAFGGALFDWERELPDAFHGEGIAVPHGPLKAFLESVDHPAGLKLLRYREIERITAMFGYDWAQRWISNGQWWPLFRPAGTVSGRWSGQGGAVQLPRMLRGCVQVPEGRILIRADLAQAEPRMWAHLSSDLNLLAALERGDLYEDIAKEFSWTREEAKLAVLAALYGRRDTASKAAWRKLSEQFPEAMNYLGWATNVGQNGRALLTRLGRAFPAPDTVEQEAMNTPEHRRDTQMRKAVSARGRRARNFVIQAAVAEFTSHIATSLRLSLAELDARLVLIQHDEFLVDADRAQADEVELAVLQAIGDACAWVLGGSRVSWPMAFGRGQSWAEATADSMLR; encoded by the coding sequence ATGAGCACAGCACCCAGTTCACCCGACCACGGCTACACACCGAGCACCCTGGAGATCATCGCCGAGAAGGACCAGCCCACCCCTGAGGACGGAACGCTGGCCGATGTCGGCCTGGAAGTCAGGCGCGACAACAACAGCCTGTTCATCACGGTGACCCCGCTGGACCCTCCTGGCAGGCCCCGGTCCATGACCGTGGCTGAGACCAGCGCGGTTTCGGCCAGCCCGGCGTCTCTACCTAGTCCGCGCATCAGGTGGGTGGCGCACAACCTCACCACCGCCGCGACGATGCTGGCGCAAGTGGGTATCCGTGTGCGGGATGGACTCTGCCTGGATCTCACACAGAACATCGTGGACAACATCACCGGGACACCTGCGCCGACGTCGCGGGAAGACCTTGCTCTGGACCGTCGTTATACGGAGGTGAACCGGGCGGTTGCTGACCTTCGCGACCGGGCCGATCTCGCGGCACTGGTGGCCTTGGATTCGCGGTGTGCGTTGCTGGCAGCAGAGTTGAACGCTGCCGGAGTGCCCTGGCACCACAGGCTCTACGAGGTCGAGATGGCCAGACTGGCGGGCGCCCCCAGCGGAACGACGCGGTACCCCCGCTTGGACAAGCTCAACCAGGAGCTGAGGGCCGCCTTCGGGGGAGCTCTATTCGACTGGGAACGCGAGCTTCCCGATGCCTTTCACGGTGAGGGCATCGCAGTGCCACATGGGCCACTCAAGGCCTTCCTGGAGTCGGTGGACCATCCGGCAGGGCTCAAACTGTTGCGCTACCGGGAGATCGAGCGGATCACCGCGATGTTCGGCTACGACTGGGCGCAGCGTTGGATCTCGAATGGACAGTGGTGGCCATTGTTCCGGCCCGCCGGGACGGTGTCGGGCAGATGGTCAGGACAGGGTGGCGCAGTGCAGCTGCCGAGAATGCTGCGGGGCTGTGTCCAGGTACCGGAGGGTCGGATCCTGATCCGGGCGGATCTGGCACAGGCCGAACCTCGCATGTGGGCCCACCTGTCCAGTGACCTCAACCTGCTGGCCGCGCTGGAACGAGGCGACCTGTATGAGGACATCGCCAAGGAGTTCTCCTGGACCAGGGAGGAGGCCAAGCTGGCGGTGCTGGCGGCGCTTTACGGCCGCCGAGACACCGCCAGCAAGGCCGCGTGGCGCAAGCTCTCCGAGCAGTTTCCCGAGGCGATGAACTACCTCGGCTGGGCCACGAACGTGGGCCAGAACGGCCGAGCACTGCTCACACGACTGGGCCGGGCCTTTCCCGCGCCGGACACCGTCGAACAGGAAGCGATGAACACTCCAGAACACAGGCGTGACACGCAGATGCGCAAGGCCGTCAGCGCCCGCGGGCGCCGGGCACGCAACTTCGTCATCCAGGCCGCGGTCGCGGAGTTCACTTCGCACATCGCGACCTCGCTGCGACTGTCCCTGGCCGAGTTGGACGCGCGCCTGGTCCTGATCCAGCATGATGAGTTCCTCGTCGACGCCGACCGTGCTCAGGCCGATGAGGTCGAGCTGGCAGTGCTCCAGGCCATCGGGGATGCGTGCGCCTGGGTGCTGGGCGGCAGTCGCGTGAGCTGGCCGATGGCGTTCGGCCGCGGGCAGAGTTGGGCGGAGGCCACGGCCGACTCCATGCTCCGCTGA